A portion of the Symphalangus syndactylus isolate Jambi chromosome 13, NHGRI_mSymSyn1-v2.1_pri, whole genome shotgun sequence genome contains these proteins:
- the LOC129459406 gene encoding signal recognition particle subunit SRP72-like, translated as MASGSRGGVSVPALWSERYGQNGDFTCALKTVNKILQINKDDVTALHCKVVCLIQNASFKEALNVINTHTKVLANNSLSFEKAYCEYRLNRIENALKTIESANQQTDKLKELYGQVLYRLERYDECLAVYRDLVRNSQDDYDEERKTNLSAVVAAQSNWEKVVPENLGLQEGTHELCYNTACALIGQGQLNQAMRILQKAEDLCRRSLSEDTDGTEKDPQAELAIIHGQMAYILQLQGRTEEALQLYNQIIKLKPTDVGLLAVIANNISTINKDQNVFDSKKKVKLTNVEGVDFKLSKKQLQAIEFNKALLAMYTNQAEQCLKISASLQSQSPEHLLLVLIQVAQLCREKQHTKAIELLQVK; from the coding sequence ATGGCGAGCGGCAGCAGAGGGGGGGTGTCAGTGCCTGCGCTGTGGAGTGAACGGTATGGCCAGAACGGCGACTTCACGTGCGCTCTCAAGACCGTCAATAAGATACTACAGATCAACAAAGATGACGTAACTGCCCTTCATTGTAAAGTGGTATGCCTTATCCAGAATGCAAGTTTCAAGGAAGCTTTGAATGTCATCAATACTCACACCAAAGTGTTAGCCAATAACTCTCTCTCCTTTGAAAAGGCATATTGCGAGTACAGGCTGAACAGAATTGAGAATGCCTTGAAGACAATAGAAAGTGCCAACCAGCAGACAGACAAACTGAAGGAGCTTTATGGACAAGTGTTATACCGTTTGGAACGCTATGATGAATGCTTAGCAGTATATAGAGATCTCGTCCGAAACTCCCAAGATGATTATGATGAGGAGAGGAAAACAAACCTTTCAGCAGTTGTTGCAGCACAAAGCAATTGGGAAAAAGTGGTTCCAGAGAACTTGGGCCTCCAAGAAGGCACACATGAGCTGTGCTACAACACTGCATGTGCACTGATAGGCCAAGGCCAGCTGAACCAGGCCATGAGAATCTTACAAAAAGCTGAAGATCTTTGCCGCCGTTCATTATCAGAAGACACTGATGGGACTGAGAAAGACCCACAGGCAGAATTGGCCATCATTCATGGTCAGATGGCTTATATTCTGCAGCTTCAGGGTCGAACAGAGGAGGCTTTGCAACtttacaatcaaataataaaactaaaaccaACAGATGTGGGATTACTAGCTGTAATTGCAAATAACATCAGTACCATTAACAAGGACCAAAATGTCTTTGACTCCAAGAAGAAAGTGAAATTAACCAATGTGGAAGGAGTAGATTTTAAACTTTCCAAGAAACAACTACAAGCTATAGAATTTAACAAAGCTTTACTTGCTATGTACACAAACCAGGCCGAACAATGCCTCAAAATATCtgccagtttacagtcccaaagTCCCGAGCATCTCTTACTTGTGTTAATCCAAGTTGCCCAGCTCTGCCGTGAAAAGCAGCACACAAAAGCAATAGAGCTGCTTCAGGTAAAATAA